A genomic window from Motacilla alba alba isolate MOTALB_02 chromosome 6, Motacilla_alba_V1.0_pri, whole genome shotgun sequence includes:
- the NOLC1 gene encoding nucleolar and coiled-body phosphoprotein 1 — MAERRAVPSDLFPLVLAFLRESGCQGAARALAREAAAKEQDPNAASLLDIFTYWLRSPAAKKRKLVPNGAQAKRKPSASSSDSSSEEDEKPPAKKPAKASAVPKGKAAPAAKRAESSSEDSSDDSDSEEEEKPAKKGAKPVVKPAGTKIQPQKKAESSSSDSSSSDEGAPKKQPPKPATPKSGNKAAQAATKVVNGKAESSSSSSEDSDEEKAAPKKAVPKKSPLPKPAATQACPGKTKRAKESSSSEDSSDSSDDEKPPAKQKPKSGPYSAVPPPQGTQAKKGLAKAPAKKAESSDSSDSSDEAEQVPSKAEAGKAVVAKTIPAPQKKAVSSKKAESSSDSDSDSSSEDDKKKVGNKLPAKQPVIKNTSKPAKVVVKPGQAKKDSSSSSDSSDSDSSDKKAAPVKPTTKAATPAAKKSPAATKKAQSSSDSDSSSSSSEDEKKKKGPPAKPAGKVAKPLSKPSTPAPKADTSDSDSSSSEEEKPAGKPATKSTGAAKAAVGKKAPASSSSSSSSDSSSEEDGKPKKAVKGVQNGSKATASTEKAKASAVAANNMKSKPAGGSSSSSESSSEEETGKVNGGTVGKKQKREDVQEPETPHSKKAKIKAKTPHTVPKVKRPSSPFRRVREEEIEVDARVADNSFEAKKGAAGDWGEKANNILKYTKGKSFRHEKTKKKRGSYRGGTISTQVNSVKFESD, encoded by the exons ATGGCGGAGCGGCGCGCGGTGCCCAGCGACCTGTTCCCCCTCGTGCTCGCGTTCCTGCGCGAGAGCGGCTGCCAGGGCGCCGCGCGCGCCCTCGCCAGGGAGGCGGCGGCG AAGGAGCAGGACCCCAACGCGGCCTCCCTCCTGGACATCTTCACCTACTGGCTGCG GTCCCCGGCGGCCAAGAAGAGAAAGCTGGTCCCGAACGGCGCCCAGGCCAAGAGGAAGCCGTCcgccagcagcagtgacagctccaGCGAAGAGGATGAGAAGCCCCCGGCCAAGAAGCCTG CTAAAGCATCAGCTGTgcccaaaggaaaagcagctcctgcagccaagagggcagagagcagcagtgaggactCCAGTGATGATTCAGActcggaggaggaggagaagccaGCAAAG AAAGGTGCAAAACCTGTTGTGAAGCCAGCTGGAACCAAAATCCAGCctcagaagaaagcagagagtTCCAGTTCTGACTCAAGCAGCTCAGATGAAGGAGCACCAAAGAAGcaaccaccaaaaccagcaacacCTAAATCAG gaaataaagctgcccaggcagccacCAAAGTTGTcaatggaaaagcagaaagcagtagcagcagcagtgaagattctgatgaggaaaaggctgcaCCAAAAAAG GCTGTTCCCAAGAAATCGCCTCTGCCAAAACCTGCAGCCACTCAGGCATGtccggggaaaacaaaacgtGCCAAGGAAAGTTCCAGCAGTGAGGACTCATCTGACAGCTCGGATGATGAAAAGCCACCtgccaaacaaaaaccaaaatctg GTCCATACAGTGCTGTACCACCACCTCAAGGAACACAGGCAAAGAAGGGCCTTGCTAAAGCTCCTGCCAAAAAGGCTGAGAGCAGCGACTCTTCAGACAGTAGTGATGAGGCAGAGCAGGTGCCTTCAAAGGCAGAAGCAG GCAAAGCAGTAGTAGCTAAAACAATCCCTGCCCCCCAGAAGAAAGCTGTGTCTAGCAAGAAGGCTGAATCCAGTTCTGACAGTGACTCAG atTCTAGCTCTGAAGATGATAAAAAGAAGGTAGGGAATAAGCTCCCTGCTAAACAACCTGTGATAAAGAATACTTCCAAACCAGCAAAAGTAGTTGTCAAGCCCGGACAAGCAAAGAAAGACTCCAGTTCTTCCTCAGACAGCTCAG ATTCTGATAGTTCTGACAAGAAGGCGGCTCCTGTGAAGCCCACAACTAAAGCAGCAACCCCTGCAGCAAAGAAGTCACCAGCTGCCACAAAGAAAGCACAAAGTAGTTCCGATTCAGATAGCAGCTCCAGCAGTTCTGAGgatgagaagaagaagaaaggccCTCCAGCTAAACCTGCTGGCAAAGTGGCTAAGCCACTGTCCAAACCTTCTACTCCAGCTCCCAAAGCAGACACATCTGACTCTGATAGCTCAAGcagtgaagaagaaaagccaGCGGGGAAACCAGCCACCAAATCTACAGgggcagcaaaagcagctgtggggaAGAAGGCACCTGCTTCTAGTAGTAGCAGTAGCTCATCAGACAGTTCCAGTGAAGAGGATGGGAAGCCCAAAAAGGCAGTGAAGGGGGTGCAGAATGGTTCTAAGGCCACTGCCtccacagagaaagcaaaagcatcTGCAGTAGCTGCAAACAACATGAAGTCTAAGccagctggtggcagcagtaGTAGCAgtgaaagcagctctgaagaagAGACTGGAAAAGTCAATGGAG GCACAGTCgggaagaaacagaagagggaAGATGTTCAGGAGCCAGAAACACCACACAGTAAAAAAGCAAAGATCAAAGCCAAAACACCACACACAGTTCCCAAGGTGAAACGG cCGTCCTCTCCATTCCGCCGCGTAAGGGAAGAAGAGATTGAGGTGGATGCCCGTGTGGCTGATAACTCATTTGAAGCAAAG AAAGGAGCAGCTGGCGACTGGGGTGAGAAAGCTAACAACATCCTGAAATACACTAAAGGCAAATCTTTCCGtcatgagaaaacaaagaaaaaacgAGGCAGCTACCGTGGGGGCACTATATCAACCCAAGTCAATTCTGTCAAGTTTGAAAGTGACTGA